The Pseudomonas iranensis genome includes a window with the following:
- the lepB gene encoding signal peptidase I gives MSLNFPLLLVIAVFVCGLLALLDLLFLAPRRRAAIASYQGSVSQPEPVVVEKLNKEPLLVEYGKSFFPVLFIVLVLRSFLVEPFQIPSGSMKPTLDVGDFILVNKFSYGIRLPVIDKKIIEVGDPQRGDVMVFRYPSDPNVNYIKRVVGLPGDTVRYTADKRLFVNGESIAEKMVGAEAGSLGSAELYQEKLGAAEHLIRKEMSRYRATPDRSWTVPAGHYFMMGDNRDNSNDSRYWDDPNIPKDLLGMVPDKNIVGKAFAVWMSWPEPKLSHLPNFSRVGLIK, from the coding sequence ATGTCGCTAAATTTCCCGCTGTTGCTGGTCATCGCCGTGTTCGTCTGCGGCCTGTTGGCGTTGCTTGATCTGCTATTCCTGGCACCGCGTCGGCGTGCTGCCATTGCCTCTTATCAAGGCAGTGTCAGCCAGCCAGAGCCTGTGGTGGTCGAGAAGCTGAACAAAGAGCCGCTGCTGGTCGAATACGGCAAGTCGTTCTTTCCGGTGCTGTTCATCGTGCTGGTGCTGCGTTCGTTCCTGGTGGAGCCGTTCCAGATTCCGTCCGGCTCGATGAAACCGACCCTGGATGTCGGCGACTTCATTCTGGTGAACAAGTTTTCCTACGGCATCCGTCTGCCGGTGATCGACAAGAAGATCATCGAAGTCGGTGACCCGCAGCGCGGTGATGTGATGGTGTTCCGCTACCCGAGCGACCCGAACGTCAACTACATCAAGCGTGTGGTCGGCCTGCCGGGTGACACGGTGCGTTACACCGCCGACAAGCGTCTGTTCGTCAACGGCGAATCGATTGCCGAGAAGATGGTCGGCGCCGAGGCGGGTTCGCTGGGCAGCGCGGAGCTCTATCAGGAAAAACTCGGCGCAGCCGAACACCTGATCCGTAAGGAAATGAGCCGCTACCGCGCCACCCCGGACCGTTCGTGGACAGTGCCTGCCGGGCACTACTTCATGATGGGCGACAACCGCGACAATTCGAATGACAGCCGCTACTGGGATGATCCGAACATTCCCAAGGATCTGCTGGGCATGGTTCCCGACAAGAATATTGTCGGCAAGGCCTTCGCGGTCTGGATGAGCTGGCCAGAGCCGAAACTCAGCCACCTGCCGAATTTCTCGCGGGTTGGCCTGATCAAGTAA
- the lptF gene encoding LPS export ABC transporter permease LptF, whose protein sequence is MIVFRYLSREVLLTLSAVSAVLLVIIMSGRFIKYLAQAAAGQLDPGSLFLIMGFRLPGFLQLILPLGLFLGILLAYGRLYLESEMTVLSATGMSQQKLFRMTLFPATLVALVVAWLSLGLAPQGANQFQLLLNKQDALTEFDTLEPGRFQALRDGTRVTYTETLSDDRVNLGSVFISQKNLGADKKDRGISVLVAESGRQEIRPDGNRYLILDNGYRYDGSPGQADYRAIHYETYGVLLPKPDVSEEVTDRDAMPTSSLWGSDDIRSKTELQWRMSLPLLVFIVTLMAVPLSRVNPRQGRFLKLLPAILLYMAYLTILIAARGALEKGKIPPALGLWWVHAIFLVIGLGLLYWEPLRLKLASRRSAALEVARG, encoded by the coding sequence TTGATCGTCTTCCGTTATCTGTCCCGCGAAGTCCTGTTGACCCTCAGCGCCGTAAGTGCCGTGCTGCTGGTCATCATCATGAGCGGTCGCTTCATCAAATACCTGGCGCAGGCTGCGGCCGGTCAGCTCGATCCGGGCTCGCTGTTCCTGATCATGGGCTTTCGTCTGCCAGGTTTCCTGCAACTGATTCTGCCGCTGGGCCTGTTCCTCGGGATCCTGCTGGCCTACGGTCGCCTGTACCTCGAAAGCGAAATGACCGTGCTCTCGGCCACCGGCATGAGCCAGCAGAAGCTGTTTCGCATGACCCTGTTTCCGGCAACGCTGGTGGCACTGGTGGTGGCGTGGCTGAGCCTCGGCCTGGCTCCGCAGGGCGCCAACCAGTTTCAGTTGCTGCTGAACAAGCAGGACGCGCTGACCGAGTTCGATACCCTCGAACCGGGCCGCTTCCAGGCCTTGCGCGACGGCACCCGAGTGACTTACACCGAAACTCTGAGCGACGACCGCGTCAATCTCGGCAGCGTGTTCATCTCGCAGAAGAACCTCGGCGCCGATAAAAAGGACCGCGGGATTTCCGTGCTGGTGGCCGAGTCGGGCCGTCAGGAAATCCGCCCCGACGGCAATCGTTACCTGATTCTCGACAACGGCTACCGCTATGACGGCAGCCCGGGGCAAGCCGATTACCGCGCCATTCATTACGAAACCTACGGCGTGCTGCTGCCCAAGCCGGACGTCAGCGAAGAAGTCACCGATCGCGATGCAATGCCGACCTCGTCCCTGTGGGGCAGTGATGACATCCGTTCGAAAACCGAGCTGCAATGGCGCATGTCCCTGCCATTGCTGGTGTTCATCGTGACCCTGATGGCGGTGCCGCTGTCGCGGGTGAATCCGCGTCAGGGGCGTTTCCTCAAGCTGCTGCCGGCGATTCTTCTTTATATGGCTTACCTGACCATCCTGATTGCCGCTCGCGGCGCCCTTGAAAAAGGCAAGATTCCGCCGGCCCTCGGCCTGTGGTGGGTGCACGCGATCTTCCTGGTGATCGGCCTCGGCCTGCTGTATTGGGAGCCGCTGCGCCTGAAGCTGGCCAGCCGTCGCAGCGCCGCGCTGGAGGTGGCCCGTGGTTAA
- the lepA gene encoding translation elongation factor 4 yields the protein MSDLSHIRNFSIIAHIDHGKSTLADRFIQMCGGLAEREMEAQVLDSMDLERERGITIKAHSVTLYYKAKDGITYQLNFIDTPGHVDFTYEVSRSLAACEGALLVVDAGQGVEAQSVANCYTAIEQGLEVMPVLNKIDLPQAEPDRVKDEIEKIIGIDATDAVTCSAKTGLGVDEVLERLVHTIPAPTGNIEDPLQALIIDSWFDNYLGVVSLVRVRHGRVKKGDKILVKSTGKVHLVDSVGVFNPKHTATVDLKAGEVGFIIASIKDIHGAPVGDTLTLSSTPDVPVLPGFKRIQPQVYAGLFPVSSDDFEDFREALQKLTLNDSSLQYTPESSDALGFGFRCGFLGMLHMEIIQERLEREYDLDLITTAPTVIFELVLKTGETIYVDNPSKLPDVSAIEDMREPIVRANILVPQEHLGNVITLCIEKRGVQVDMLFLGNQVQVTYDLPMNEVVLDFFDRLKSTSRGYASLDYHFDRYQSANLVKLDVLINGDKVDALALIVHRDNSHFKGRQLTEKMKELIPRQMFDVAIQAAIGGQIVARTTVKALRKNVLAKCYGGDVSRKKKLLEKQKAGKKRMKQVGNVEIPQEAFLAVLRLE from the coding sequence GTGAGTGATTTGAGTCATATCCGCAATTTCTCCATCATCGCCCACATTGACCATGGCAAGTCGACGCTGGCTGACCGTTTCATCCAGATGTGCGGCGGCCTGGCCGAGCGTGAAATGGAAGCCCAGGTACTGGATTCCATGGATCTTGAGCGTGAACGCGGGATCACCATCAAGGCCCACAGCGTTACCCTCTATTACAAAGCCAAAGACGGCATCACCTATCAACTGAACTTCATTGACACCCCGGGCCACGTCGACTTCACCTACGAAGTCAGCCGTTCCCTGGCCGCGTGCGAAGGTGCCTTGCTGGTGGTCGATGCGGGGCAGGGCGTCGAAGCCCAGTCCGTGGCCAACTGCTACACCGCCATCGAGCAGGGCCTGGAGGTCATGCCGGTCCTGAACAAGATCGACCTGCCACAGGCCGAGCCGGATCGCGTCAAGGACGAGATCGAGAAGATCATCGGCATCGACGCTACCGACGCCGTCACCTGCAGCGCCAAGACCGGTCTGGGTGTCGACGAAGTGCTCGAGCGTCTGGTGCACACCATCCCTGCGCCGACCGGCAATATCGAAGATCCGCTGCAAGCGTTGATCATCGACTCCTGGTTCGACAACTACCTGGGCGTTGTTTCCCTGGTACGCGTGCGCCACGGCCGTGTGAAGAAGGGCGACAAGATTCTGGTCAAGTCCACCGGCAAGGTGCACTTGGTCGACAGCGTCGGTGTGTTCAACCCGAAACACACCGCCACCGTTGATCTGAAGGCCGGCGAAGTGGGCTTCATCATCGCCAGCATCAAGGACATTCACGGTGCGCCGGTCGGTGACACCCTGACCTTGAGCTCCACGCCGGACGTGCCGGTGCTGCCGGGCTTCAAACGCATTCAGCCACAGGTTTACGCCGGTCTGTTCCCGGTCAGCTCCGACGACTTCGAGGATTTCCGCGAAGCGCTGCAGAAGCTGACCCTGAACGACTCGTCGCTGCAGTACACCCCGGAAAGCTCCGACGCCCTGGGCTTCGGCTTCCGTTGCGGCTTCCTCGGCATGCTGCACATGGAGATCATCCAGGAGCGCCTCGAGCGCGAGTACGACCTGGACCTGATCACCACTGCGCCGACGGTAATTTTCGAGCTGGTGCTGAAAACCGGTGAAACGATTTACGTCGACAACCCGTCGAAGCTTCCGGACGTGTCGGCGATCGAGGACATGCGCGAGCCAATCGTGCGCGCCAATATCCTCGTACCGCAGGAACACCTGGGCAACGTGATCACCCTATGCATCGAGAAACGCGGCGTTCAGGTCGACATGCTGTTCCTCGGCAATCAGGTGCAAGTGACCTACGACCTGCCGATGAACGAAGTGGTCCTGGACTTCTTCGACCGTCTCAAATCCACCAGCCGCGGCTATGCTTCGCTGGACTACCATTTCGATCGTTACCAATCGGCTAATCTGGTGAAACTGGACGTGCTGATCAACGGCGACAAGGTCGATGCCCTGGCATTGATCGTGCACCGTGACAATTCGCACTTCAAAGGTCGCCAGTTGACCGAGAAGATGAAAGAACTGATTCCTCGTCAGATGTTCGACGTGGCGATTCAGGCCGCCATTGGTGGTCAGATCGTGGCGCGGACAACCGTCAAGGCGCTCAGAAAGAACGTATTGGCCAAATGCTACGGCGGTGACGTCAGTCGTAAGAAGAAACTGCTCGAGAAGCAGAAGGCCGGTAAGAAACGCATGAAACAGGTCGGTAACGTGGAAATTCCACAGGAAGCCTTCCTCGCCGTGCTCAGGTTGGAATAA
- a CDS encoding leucyl aminopeptidase, which produces MELVVKSVSPETLKTATLVVAVGEGRKLGVAARLVDESSGGAISAVLKRGDLAGKVGQSLLLHSLPNLKAERVLLVGVGKDEELGDRPFRKIVAGILNTLKGLGGGDAVLALDEVIVKGRDSYGKTRLLAETLVDGGYTFDQFKSQKAEPRALKKITLLTIKAAQAEVQRAVNHATAIANGMAFTRDLGNLPPNICHPTFMGEQAKNLGKEFKDLKVEVLDEKKIKSLGMGSFYAVGQGSAQPPRLIVMQYNGGKKSEKPYALVGKGITFDTGGISLKPGAGMDEMKYDMGGAASVFGTLRAVLELKLPINLVCILACAENMPSGNASRPGDIVTTMSGQTVEILNTDAEGRLVLCDALTYAERFKPQAVIDIATLTGACVVALGAHTSGLLGNNDELIDQLLSAGKAADDRAWQLPLFDEYQEQLDSPFADIANIGGPKAGTITAACFLSRFTKNLNWAHLDIAGTAWTSGGKDKGATGRPVPLLTQYLLDRAKA; this is translated from the coding sequence ATGGAACTGGTTGTAAAAAGCGTTAGCCCAGAAACGTTGAAAACCGCCACCCTGGTGGTTGCCGTCGGCGAAGGCCGCAAACTCGGTGTCGCCGCCAGACTGGTCGACGAGTCGAGCGGTGGCGCGATCAGCGCCGTGCTCAAGCGTGGCGACCTGGCCGGCAAGGTCGGTCAGAGCCTGCTGCTGCACAGCCTGCCGAACCTGAAAGCCGAGCGCGTGTTGCTGGTCGGTGTGGGCAAGGACGAAGAATTGGGCGACCGTCCGTTCCGCAAAATCGTTGCCGGCATCCTCAACACCCTCAAAGGCCTGGGCGGCGGTGACGCCGTGCTGGCGCTGGATGAAGTCATCGTCAAAGGTCGCGACAGCTACGGCAAGACTCGCCTGCTGGCAGAAACCCTGGTCGACGGCGGCTACACCTTCGACCAGTTCAAGAGCCAGAAAGCCGAACCGCGCGCCCTGAAGAAAATCACCCTGCTGACCATCAAGGCTGCGCAAGCCGAAGTGCAGCGTGCCGTGAACCACGCCACCGCCATCGCCAACGGCATGGCGTTCACCCGCGATCTGGGCAACCTGCCACCGAACATCTGCCACCCGACCTTCATGGGCGAACAAGCCAAGAATCTGGGCAAAGAGTTCAAGGATCTGAAAGTCGAAGTGCTCGACGAGAAGAAGATCAAATCCCTCGGCATGGGCTCGTTCTACGCTGTGGGCCAGGGCAGCGCCCAGCCGCCGCGCCTGATCGTCATGCAATACAACGGCGGCAAGAAATCCGAGAAGCCATACGCGCTGGTCGGCAAGGGCATCACCTTCGACACCGGCGGCATCAGCCTGAAGCCGGGCGCCGGCATGGACGAGATGAAATACGACATGGGCGGCGCTGCCTCCGTGTTCGGTACCTTGCGTGCTGTGCTTGAGCTGAAACTGCCGATCAATCTGGTGTGCATCCTCGCCTGCGCCGAAAACATGCCGAGCGGCAATGCTTCGCGGCCGGGCGATATCGTCACTACCATGAGCGGCCAGACCGTGGAAATCCTCAACACCGACGCTGAAGGCCGTCTGGTGCTGTGCGATGCGCTGACCTACGCCGAGCGCTTCAAGCCACAAGCGGTGATCGACATCGCCACCCTGACCGGTGCTTGCGTAGTTGCCTTGGGCGCGCACACGTCCGGCCTGCTGGGCAACAACGACGAGCTGATCGACCAACTGCTCAGCGCCGGCAAGGCAGCCGACGACCGCGCCTGGCAACTGCCGCTGTTCGATGAGTATCAAGAGCAGCTGGACAGCCCGTTCGCCGACATCGCCAACATTGGCGGGCCGAAGGCAGGCACCATCACTGCCGCCTGCTTCCTGTCGCGCTTCACCAAGAACCTCAACTGGGCGCACCTGGACATCGCCGGCACGGCATGGACCAGCGGCGGCAAGGACAAAGGCGCCACCGGCCGTCCGGTTCCACTGCTGACCCAGTACCTGCTCGATCGCGCCAAGGCCTGA
- the lptG gene encoding LPS export ABC transporter permease LptG: MVKLDRYIGSSVFMAIIAVLAIILGLATLFAFIDEMGDVSDTYTLVDVLGFVLLTAPRRLYEMLPMAALIGCLIGLGSLASSSELTVMRAAGVSIGRIVWAVMKPMLVLMLAGVLIGEYVAPATESMAQANRSLAQGSGDAQSAKHGMWHRQGEEFIHINAVQPNGLLYGVTRYHFDKERHLLSSSFAKKAEFDGSKWQLTDVATTLFHERSTEVVNAPSEEWDVALSPQLLSTVVMAPESLSISGLWGYIHYLAEQGLSNGRYWLAFWVKVLQPLVTAALVLMAISFIFGPLRSVTLGQRVFTGVLVGFTFRIVQDLLGPSSLVFGFSPLFAVLVPAGVCALAGVWLLRRAG; encoded by the coding sequence GTGGTTAAACTCGACCGCTACATCGGCAGCAGCGTATTCATGGCGATCATCGCCGTGCTGGCGATCATCCTCGGCCTGGCGACGCTGTTTGCCTTCATCGATGAAATGGGTGACGTCAGCGACACCTACACCCTGGTCGACGTGCTCGGTTTTGTATTGCTGACCGCACCGCGCCGGCTCTATGAAATGCTGCCGATGGCGGCATTGATCGGCTGCCTGATCGGTCTCGGCAGTCTGGCCAGCAGCAGTGAGCTGACGGTCATGCGCGCTGCTGGCGTGTCGATCGGCCGTATCGTCTGGGCCGTCATGAAACCGATGCTGGTGCTGATGCTCGCCGGCGTGCTGATTGGCGAATACGTCGCCCCGGCCACCGAAAGCATGGCACAGGCCAATCGCTCGCTGGCCCAGGGCAGCGGCGATGCGCAAAGCGCCAAACACGGTATGTGGCACCGTCAGGGTGAGGAATTCATCCACATCAACGCCGTTCAACCGAACGGTCTGTTGTACGGCGTGACGCGCTATCACTTCGACAAGGAACGCCATCTGCTCAGCTCCAGCTTCGCCAAAAAGGCCGAGTTTGACGGCAGCAAGTGGCAGCTCACCGACGTTGCCACCACGCTGTTCCACGAGCGCAGCACTGAGGTCGTCAATGCCCCGAGCGAGGAGTGGGACGTGGCGTTGAGCCCGCAACTGCTCAGCACCGTGGTCATGGCGCCGGAATCGCTGTCGATCAGCGGTCTGTGGGGCTACATCCACTATCTGGCTGAGCAGGGCCTGAGCAATGGCCGCTACTGGCTGGCATTTTGGGTCAAGGTGTTGCAGCCGCTGGTGACCGCCGCGCTGGTGCTGATGGCGATCTCGTTCATCTTCGGCCCGCTGCGTTCGGTGACCCTCGGTCAGCGTGTTTTCACCGGCGTGCTGGTGGGCTTCACCTTTCGCATCGTCCAGGATCTGCTGGGGCCATCGAGTCTGGTGTTCGGTTTCTCGCCGCTGTTTGCGGTGCTGGTGCCGGCCGGCGTGTGTGCGCTGGCGGGTGTCTGGCTGCTCAGACGCGCGGGCTGA
- the rnc gene encoding ribonuclease III: MSVSLSRLERQLGYTFKDQELMLLALTHRSFAGRNNERLEFLGDAILNFVAGEALFDRFPLAREGQLSRLRARLVKGETLAVLARGFDLGDYLRLGSGELKSGGFRRESILADALEALIGAIYLDAGMDVARERVLAWLAGEFEGLTLVDTNKDPKTRLQEHLQSRGCELPRYEVVDIQGEPHCRTFFVECEVVLLNEKSRGQGVSRRIAEQVAAAAALIALGVENGND; the protein is encoded by the coding sequence GTGAGCGTTTCTCTTAGCCGTCTCGAGCGCCAGCTCGGTTACACCTTCAAGGACCAGGAGCTGATGCTGCTGGCCCTCACGCACCGCAGTTTTGCCGGGCGCAACAACGAGCGTCTGGAATTCCTCGGTGATGCCATCCTCAACTTCGTCGCTGGCGAGGCGCTGTTCGATCGCTTCCCGCTGGCCCGCGAAGGCCAGTTGTCACGTTTGCGCGCACGGCTGGTAAAAGGTGAGACGCTGGCCGTACTCGCTCGCGGTTTCGACCTCGGCGATTATCTGCGCCTGGGTTCGGGTGAACTGAAGAGCGGTGGTTTCCGCCGTGAATCGATTCTGGCCGATGCCCTCGAAGCTCTGATCGGTGCGATCTACCTCGATGCCGGCATGGACGTCGCCCGCGAGCGCGTGCTGGCCTGGCTGGCCGGCGAATTCGAAGGGCTGACGCTGGTCGACACCAACAAGGATCCGAAAACCCGCTTGCAGGAACACCTGCAATCGCGCGGTTGCGAACTGCCACGCTACGAAGTGGTGGATATCCAGGGCGAACCGCACTGCCGAACCTTCTTCGTCGAATGCGAAGTGGTCTTACTGAATGAAAAAAGCCGAGGTCAGGGTGTGAGCCGTCGTATTGCCGAACAGGTAGCGGCCGCCGCAGCACTGATTGCCCTGGGCGTGGAGAATGGCAATGACTGA
- the recO gene encoding DNA repair protein RecO produces the protein MSQNPPPAQPAYVLHSRAYRETSALVDFLTPQGRLRAVLRSARGKAGTLARPFVALEVEFRGKGELKNVGRMESSGTSAWLNGEALFSGLYLNELLIRLLPAEDPHPAVFDHYAATLLALAEGRPLEPLLRSFEWRLLDDLGYGFSMNTDIHGEPVAADGLYRLQVDAGLERVYLLQPGLFNGTELLAMAEADWSAPGALSAAKRLMRQALAVHLGGRPLVSRELFRKP, from the coding sequence ATGTCGCAAAACCCGCCTCCCGCCCAACCCGCCTACGTCCTGCATTCGCGCGCCTATCGCGAAACCAGCGCATTGGTCGATTTCCTCACGCCGCAAGGTCGGCTGCGGGCGGTGTTGCGCAGTGCGCGGGGCAAGGCCGGGACTCTGGCACGGCCGTTCGTGGCGCTGGAGGTCGAGTTCCGTGGCAAGGGCGAGCTGAAGAATGTCGGGCGCATGGAGAGCTCCGGCACCTCGGCATGGCTCAACGGCGAGGCGCTGTTCAGCGGTCTCTACCTCAACGAATTGTTGATTCGCCTGTTGCCTGCCGAAGACCCGCATCCCGCAGTCTTCGATCACTATGCCGCTACCCTGCTGGCGCTGGCCGAAGGTCGGCCGCTGGAACCGTTGCTGCGCTCCTTCGAATGGCGTCTGCTGGATGATCTCGGCTACGGCTTCTCCATGAATACCGACATCCACGGCGAACCTGTCGCTGCTGACGGCCTCTATCGCTTGCAAGTGGACGCCGGACTCGAGCGCGTTTACCTGCTGCAACCCGGCTTGTTCAACGGCACTGAACTGCTGGCCATGGCCGAAGCCGACTGGTCGGCGCCTGGTGCGCTGTCGGCGGCCAAGCGTCTGATGCGCCAGGCCCTGGCGGTGCATTTGGGCGGGCGTCCGCTTGTCAGTCGCGAGCTGTTTCGCAAGCCCTGA
- the era gene encoding GTPase Era has translation MTDTNATRCGYVAIVGRPNVGKSTLLNHILGQKLAITSRKPQTTRHNMLGIKTEGDVQAIYVDTPGMHKGGEKALNRYMNKTASAALKDVDVVIFVVDRTKWTDEDQMVLERVQYVTGPLIVALNKTDRIEDKAELMPHLSWLQEQLPNAQIIPISAQHGHNLEALEKVIADHLPENDHFFPEDQITDRSSRFLAAELVREKIMRQMGAELPYQITVEIEEFKQQGKTLHIHALILVERDGQKKIIIGDKGERIKRIGTEARKDMELLFDSKIMLNLWVKVKGGWSDDERALRSLGYGDL, from the coding sequence ATGACTGATACAAACGCAACTCGCTGTGGCTACGTTGCCATCGTCGGCCGTCCCAACGTCGGCAAGTCGACGCTGCTCAACCACATCCTCGGGCAGAAGCTCGCGATCACCTCGCGCAAACCGCAGACCACCCGCCACAACATGCTCGGGATCAAGACCGAGGGCGACGTCCAGGCGATCTACGTCGACACTCCGGGCATGCACAAGGGTGGCGAAAAGGCCCTGAACCGTTACATGAACAAAACCGCTTCGGCGGCGTTGAAAGACGTCGACGTGGTGATCTTCGTCGTCGACCGCACCAAGTGGACCGACGAAGACCAGATGGTTCTGGAGCGTGTGCAATACGTGACCGGCCCGCTGATCGTCGCGCTGAACAAGACTGATCGCATCGAAGACAAAGCCGAGCTGATGCCGCACCTGAGCTGGTTGCAGGAACAGCTGCCAAACGCGCAGATCATTCCGATTTCAGCGCAGCACGGGCACAACCTCGAAGCGCTGGAAAAGGTCATCGCCGATCACTTGCCGGAGAATGATCACTTCTTCCCGGAAGACCAGATCACCGACCGCAGCAGCCGTTTCCTTGCCGCCGAACTGGTGCGCGAGAAAATCATGCGCCAGATGGGCGCCGAGCTGCCGTACCAGATCACCGTCGAAATCGAAGAATTCAAGCAGCAGGGCAAGACCTTGCACATCCACGCGCTGATTCTCGTCGAGCGTGACGGCCAGAAGAAAATCATCATTGGCGACAAGGGCGAGCGCATCAAGCGCATCGGCACCGAAGCGCGCAAGGACATGGAGCTGCTGTTCGACTCCAAGATCATGCTCAACCTGTGGGTCAAGGTGAAGGGCGGCTGGTCCGATGACGAGCGCGCGCTGCGTTCGCTGGGTTATGGCGACCTGTAA
- the pdxJ gene encoding pyridoxine 5'-phosphate synthase, producing MTSSNRILLGVNIDHVATLRQARGTRYPDPVKAALDAEEAGADGITVHLREDRRHIQERDVLLLKDVLQTRMNFEMGVTEEMMAFAERIRPAHICLVPETRQELTTEGGLDVAGQEERIKAAVERLSKIGSEVSLFIDADERQIAASKRVGAPAIELHTGRYADAETPTEVAEELKRVADGVAFGLAQGLIVNAGHGLHYHNVEAVAAIKGINELNIGHALVAHALFVGFKSAVSEMKALILAAALKG from the coding sequence GTGACCAGCAGCAATCGCATTCTTCTCGGCGTGAACATCGACCACGTCGCCACCCTGCGTCAGGCCCGTGGCACGCGCTACCCGGATCCGGTCAAGGCGGCGCTGGATGCAGAAGAGGCGGGCGCCGATGGCATCACCGTGCACCTGCGCGAAGATCGCCGTCACATCCAGGAGCGTGACGTGCTGCTGCTCAAGGATGTGCTGCAAACCCGCATGAACTTCGAAATGGGCGTCACCGAAGAAATGATGGCGTTCGCCGAGCGTATTCGCCCGGCGCACATCTGCCTGGTCCCGGAAACCCGTCAGGAACTGACTACCGAAGGTGGCCTGGATGTGGCGGGGCAGGAAGAGCGGATAAAGGCAGCGGTTGAGCGTCTGTCGAAGATCGGCAGCGAAGTGTCGCTGTTCATCGATGCTGACGAGCGGCAGATTGCGGCTTCCAAGCGCGTCGGTGCGCCGGCCATCGAACTGCACACCGGGCGCTACGCCGATGCCGAAACCCCGACTGAAGTGGCCGAGGAATTGAAGCGTGTGGCGGATGGCGTTGCGTTTGGTCTGGCCCAAGGCTTGATCGTTAACGCCGGTCACGGCTTGCATTACCACAACGTTGAAGCCGTGGCTGCGATCAAAGGCATCAACGAGCTGAACATCGGCCACGCGCTGGTGGCGCACGCGTTGTTCGTTGGCTTCAAGTCTGCCGTATCGGAAATGAAAGCGCTGATTCTGGCGGCTGCTCTCAAGGGCTAA